In one window of Zingiber officinale cultivar Zhangliang chromosome 11A, Zo_v1.1, whole genome shotgun sequence DNA:
- the LOC122032498 gene encoding squamosa promoter-binding-like protein 16 — protein MEWSSKMPAWDLADLEQSAELNVGSLVGPSFVLGSQSGGLMDCSVDLKLGGLGDFREPESWSTRPPAAVTAVPSRRGRACGNGGLGASCLVDGCKSDLSNSREYHRRHKVCEVHSKTPVVMVGGQEQRFCQQCSRFHQLVEFDEVKRSCRKRLDGHNRRRRKPQPESINPAGGAFPNNHGSRFLMYPYLTSTPTQGHSWSGVIQPEDTPRGTKLPLQSTTRSIKQLPFLQNDSTSPFGRAQTTLQPFLETGSSAKGGGSSSNRILAEGSPAQVYNSDCALSLLSSTQDVSVGVGQVLPARGFPIHQSLVAGLPFSNAARASSFVSAATGFSCPGVEDEQVGNVFVCEAGVGLHCQGALNVMGGEPSDVASRALPFSWQ, from the exons ATGGAGTGGAGCTCCAAGATGCCGGCTTGGGACCTCGCCGATCTGGAGCAGAGCGCGGAGCTCAACGTGGGCTCTTTAGTGGGCCCGAGCTTCGTTCTCGGGAGTCAGAGTGGTGGGCTCATGGATTGCTCCGTCGATCTGAAACTGGGTGGGTTGGGTGACTTCAGGGAGCCGGAGAGTTGGAGCACCCGACCGCCGGCGGCGGTGACGGCGGTTCCATCTAGGAGAGGCCGGGCGTGCGGCAATGGCGGCCTCGGCGCCTCTTGCTTGGTCGACGGTTGCAAATCCGACCTGAGTAACTCCCGGGAGTATCATAGACGGCACAAGGTGTGCGAAGTCCATTCCAAGACTCCGGTCGTGATGGTGGGCGGACAGGAGCAGCGCTTCTGCCAACAGTGCAGCAG GTTTCACCAACTGGTGGAGTTCGATGAGGTTAAACGGAGCTGTCGAAAACGACTGGATGGGCACAATCGACGCCGAAGGAAGCCTCAACCAGAATCCATCAATCCTGCTGGCGGCGCATTCCCAAATAACCACG GAAGCAGGTTCTTAATGTATCCCTATCTGACTTCAACTCCTACACAAGGCCACAGTTGGTCCGGGGTCATCCAACCTGAAGACACACCACGAGGAACAAAATTGCCCCTGCAAAGCACCACCAGAAGCATAAAGCAGTTGCCTTTTCTGCAAAACGATAGTACTTCTCCCTTCGGCAGGGCACAGACCACGTTGCAACCCTTTCTCGAGACAGGCTCCTCGGCAAAAGGCGGCGGCAGCAGCAGTAATAGAATTCTCGCTGAGGGATCGCCGGCGCAAGTGTACAATTCCGATTGTGCTCTCTCTCTTCTGTCATCGACTCAGGATGTGAGCGTCGGCGTGGGCCAAGTGCTGCCTGCCCGTGGGTTTCCTATTCACCAGTCTTTGGTGGCAGGCCTTCCCTTCTCCAATGCTGCTCGAGCTTCAAGCTTTGTTTCAGCAGCGACAGGGTTTTCTTGTCCTGGGGTTGAGGATGAGCAAGTAGGCAATGTGTTTGTCTGTGAGGCTGGGGTAGGGCTTCACTGTCAGGGTGCGTTGAATGTGATGGGAGGAGAGCCATCAGATGTGGCTTCACGCGCTCTTCCCTTTTCCTGGCAGTAA